The Lactuca sativa cultivar Salinas chromosome 2, Lsat_Salinas_v11, whole genome shotgun sequence genome includes a window with the following:
- the LOC111911669 gene encoding calmodulin-7 isoform X2, translated as MADQLTDDQISEFKEAFSLFDKDGDGCITTKELGTVMRSLGQNPTEAELQDMINEVDADGNGTIDFPEFLNLMARKMKDTDSEEELKEAFRVFDKDQNGFISAAELRHVMTNLGEKLTDEEVDEMIREADVDGDGQINYEEFVKIMMAKKRRKEVAMQSRVKSSRSGWRKARGSCIVL; from the exons ATGGCCGATCAGCTCACTGATGATCAGATCTCCGAGTTCAAAGAAGCCTTCAGCCTGTTCGATAAGGATGGAGATG GTTGCATCACTACGAAGGAGCTCGGAACAGTTATGAGGTCTCTTGGGCAAAACCCAACAGAGGCTGAACTCCAAGACATGATCAACGAGGTCGATGCTGATGGAAATGGGACCATTGATTTCCCTGAGTTTCTTAATCTGATGGCTAGGAAGATGAAGGACACAGACTCTGAAGAAGAACTGAAGGAAGCTTTTAGGGTTTTTGATAAGGACCAAAATGGCTTCATTTCTGCAGCTGAGCTTCGTCATGTTATGACAAATCTTGGTGAGAAATTGACAGATGAAGAAGTTGATGAGATGATTCGTGAGGCTGATGTTGATGGCGATGGTCAGATCAACTATGAGGAATTCGTCAAGATCATGATGGCCAA AAAGAGAAGAAAGGAAGTAGCCATGCAATCAAGAGTCAAGTCCTCAAGGAGTGGTTGGAGAAAGGCTCGTGGGAGTTGTATTGTACTTTAA
- the LOC111911669 gene encoding calmodulin-7 isoform X1 gives MADQLTDDQISEFKEAFSLFDKDGDGCITTKELGTVMRSLGQNPTEAELQDMINEVDADGNGTIDFPEFLNLMARKMKDTDSEEELKEAFRVFDKDQNGFISAAELRHVMTNLGEKLTDEEVDEMIREADVDGDGQINYEEFVKIMMAKIRRKRRKRRKEVAMQSRVKSSRSGWRKARGSCIVL, from the exons ATGGCCGATCAGCTCACTGATGATCAGATCTCCGAGTTCAAAGAAGCCTTCAGCCTGTTCGATAAGGATGGAGATG GTTGCATCACTACGAAGGAGCTCGGAACAGTTATGAGGTCTCTTGGGCAAAACCCAACAGAGGCTGAACTCCAAGACATGATCAACGAGGTCGATGCTGATGGAAATGGGACCATTGATTTCCCTGAGTTTCTTAATCTGATGGCTAGGAAGATGAAGGACACAGACTCTGAAGAAGAACTGAAGGAAGCTTTTAGGGTTTTTGATAAGGACCAAAATGGCTTCATTTCTGCAGCTGAGCTTCGTCATGTTATGACAAATCTTGGTGAGAAATTGACAGATGAAGAAGTTGATGAGATGATTCGTGAGGCTGATGTTGATGGCGATGGTCAGATCAACTATGAGGAATTCGTCAAGATCATGATGGCCAA GATCCGAAGAAAGCGACG AAAGAGAAGAAAGGAAGTAGCCATGCAATCAAGAGTCAAGTCCTCAAGGAGTGGTTGGAGAAAGGCTCGTGGGAGTTGTATTGTACTTTAA